One Methylosarcina fibrata AML-C10 DNA segment encodes these proteins:
- a CDS encoding DNA methyltransferase: MGKLNEKLTLLNGICPYFTMFPLDFPLNILKRRARKTDLVLDPFCGRGTTNFAARLVGLNSLGVDSSPVAAAITASKLVTATVDDILREAQLILTEYRANQIPTSEFWQWAYHPTVLDSLCRIREALLEDCSTAPRIALRGIVMGALHGPKQKTFPSYFSNQCPRTYAPKPAYALRYWLDRELLPEPMDVLAVIERRAKRYYGMTPVINGSVRLGDSRNEISLQPDHPENRFNWVITSPPYYGMRTYIPDQWLRNWFVGGSDTVNYTNQGQVVHASPKEFSDDLQQVWRNAARVCADDAKMVIRFGGITDRLVDPPVLIKSSLNESGWRIHAIRNAGTALEGKRQADSFLRKKTKPIIEYDVWATKQ, encoded by the coding sequence TTGGGCAAGCTAAATGAAAAACTGACACTCCTGAATGGTATTTGTCCTTACTTTACGATGTTTCCCCTAGATTTCCCGCTTAATATTCTCAAGCGACGAGCGAGGAAGACAGATCTAGTACTCGATCCTTTTTGCGGTCGAGGCACAACCAACTTTGCCGCACGTCTTGTCGGTCTGAATTCATTGGGAGTAGATTCAAGTCCAGTTGCAGCGGCAATTACTGCGTCAAAGCTAGTAACAGCAACTGTTGATGATATTCTTAGGGAAGCTCAACTGATTCTAACCGAATACAGAGCAAACCAAATTCCAACGAGTGAGTTTTGGCAATGGGCTTACCATCCAACTGTTTTGGATTCGCTATGTCGAATCCGAGAGGCACTTTTGGAAGATTGCTCCACGGCGCCCCGTATCGCACTTCGCGGTATAGTCATGGGTGCGTTGCATGGTCCAAAACAAAAAACCTTTCCAAGCTATTTTTCAAACCAATGTCCACGTACTTATGCCCCCAAACCTGCTTATGCTCTACGCTACTGGCTAGATAGAGAGCTTTTGCCTGAACCGATGGATGTTTTGGCCGTCATTGAACGGCGAGCCAAACGTTACTATGGTATGACGCCCGTCATTAATGGAAGTGTACGATTGGGTGACAGCCGTAATGAAATATCGCTTCAGCCAGATCATCCGGAAAATCGATTCAATTGGGTAATTACCTCGCCTCCATATTATGGTATGCGTACTTACATACCGGACCAATGGCTCCGTAACTGGTTTGTGGGAGGAAGTGATACCGTTAACTATACGAACCAAGGTCAGGTAGTACATGCAAGCCCTAAGGAGTTTTCCGATGACTTGCAGCAAGTGTGGCGCAATGCCGCACGAGTGTGCGCTGACGATGCCAAGATGGTCATTCGTTTTGGTGGAATTACGGATAGACTTGTAGATCCGCCAGTTTTAATTAAATCCTCGCTCAATGAAAGCGGTTGGCGAATCCATGCAATCCGAAATGCAGGAACAGCGTTGGAAGGAAAGCGTCAAGCAGATTCTTTTTTGCGTAAAAAGACAAAACCGATAATTGAGTATGATGTCTGGGCAACCAAGCAATAA
- the istA gene encoding IS21 family transposase: MVPGEQCQVDGGELRGVMIGGTETTVYFTVFVLSYSRLMSVSVSDRPIDTDLLIRQHDAAFRYFGGMPQECVYDQTKLVVINETFRELTLNQRFHQYATAAGFHIRSCEGYDPESKGKVEAGVKYVKHNGLYGETFADWRDLEQHVADWQERIANQRLHGSTGQSPRALYDREEKAKMLPYLTPSCLDATAAVVVTRKADKTGLIAWQSNKYSVPMAYQNARVGVCEQDGRLRISDLSSGEVIAEHGVCLDKGQIIKNTHHYRDRELRVETLEQELQQLLAKPDLALALCAVLKATSPKIYKDQLAGAKQVLAEHIRSHGALPEALWQRLLDTPRLTATGLKERLAAYQRHPERITPAEAKPTASPASTVLARYGALHGHPTGQGVSHGVH, encoded by the coding sequence ATGGTGCCGGGCGAACAATGTCAAGTCGACGGCGGCGAGTTGCGCGGCGTCATGATCGGAGGTACGGAAACCACGGTGTATTTTACGGTGTTCGTACTGTCTTATTCACGGCTGATGTCTGTGTCGGTCTCTGACCGTCCGATCGATACTGACCTGTTGATTCGCCAGCACGATGCCGCGTTCCGCTATTTCGGCGGCATGCCGCAGGAATGCGTGTACGATCAGACCAAGCTGGTAGTGATCAACGAAACGTTTCGGGAGTTAACCTTGAATCAGCGTTTCCATCAGTATGCGACGGCCGCCGGCTTTCACATCCGCTCCTGTGAAGGCTATGATCCGGAAAGCAAAGGCAAGGTCGAAGCCGGTGTCAAATATGTCAAGCACAACGGGCTGTACGGCGAGACCTTTGCCGATTGGCGTGACCTGGAGCAGCATGTGGCCGACTGGCAGGAGCGGATTGCCAATCAACGCCTCCACGGCAGTACCGGTCAGTCCCCGCGCGCCTTGTATGATCGTGAGGAAAAAGCCAAGATGTTGCCGTATCTGACCCCGTCCTGTCTCGATGCCACAGCGGCCGTCGTGGTGACGCGCAAAGCCGATAAGACCGGCCTGATCGCCTGGCAGTCGAATAAATACTCGGTACCGATGGCATATCAAAATGCGCGGGTTGGCGTTTGCGAACAAGACGGCCGGCTACGGATCAGCGACTTGAGCAGCGGCGAAGTGATCGCCGAACATGGCGTGTGTCTGGACAAAGGACAGATCATCAAGAACACCCATCATTACCGCGACAGGGAGCTGCGCGTCGAAACGCTGGAACAGGAACTGCAACAGTTGCTGGCTAAGCCAGACCTGGCGTTGGCGCTCTGCGCGGTGCTGAAAGCCACCTCGCCGAAAATCTACAAAGACCAGTTGGCGGGCGCCAAACAAGTGCTGGCCGAGCACATTCGGAGCCACGGCGCCTTGCCTGAAGCGCTGTGGCAACGACTCCTCGATACGCCACGCTTAACCGCCACCGGGCTTAAGGAACGGCTGGCCGCCTACCAGCGGCACCCTGAGCGGATCACGCCGGCCGAGGCGAAACCAACGGCCAGCCCGGCGTCAACCGTCCTGGCGCGTTATGGCGCCCTGCATGGCCACCCCACTGGCCAGGGAGTGAGCCATGGCGTCCATTAA
- a CDS encoding beta-propeller fold lactonase family protein: protein MKISRITTAMLMALIVDGISIAEAASKTYAYVVNNTVPGSVTVVDGVNNSVVKTISLGGAHPTRLSARPDGKRVYINNRDGNFVSVIDTQSNSLIATVPVGLSPEFSAVTPDGSEVYVTNNDESTVSVIETTNNTVVATIPVSNYPRFVNVTKDGKYVLTSPKNSTAVDVIEVASHSLIKSIEVGDQPSGLVNSPDGSRVYVCVRGNNTLATIDVAKLETIATTPTGNFPVNLNVSPDGNTVYVVNRDDGTVTMVDTTSIDANTSAHPVLATVPVGPTPWEIVVSPDSKKAYIAPSNSNSLVIVDAATKSVSKTLPIGTGPYWTVLNTPGTRAFVAIPIDGTVSITDTVSESVLATLPTAKNAWTVLAVDVPVPEADSDGDGIFDSADNCPSIANPDQADSDGNGVGDVCEAPVAPAITSVSPSSGKKGATVTVTLTGSGFEQNFTAAVLPTPAGVTIKSTQYVNASTVTLTLNIASNAPAGLRGFSITNTSSGLKASADRSFSVTN, encoded by the coding sequence ATGAAAATATCACGTATAACAACGGCTATGCTGATGGCTTTGATTGTAGACGGCATTTCCATCGCCGAGGCTGCCAGTAAGACTTATGCATATGTAGTGAATAATACCGTACCGGGTAGTGTCACTGTTGTTGATGGCGTTAACAATTCGGTAGTGAAAACCATATCTTTAGGAGGGGCGCATCCGACTCGCCTTTCAGCACGCCCGGACGGCAAAAGAGTCTATATCAACAATAGGGATGGAAACTTTGTTTCCGTCATCGATACTCAATCAAACTCGCTGATTGCTACGGTACCTGTCGGGTTGTCTCCTGAATTTTCCGCGGTGACACCCGACGGATCGGAAGTGTATGTAACAAATAATGATGAAAGCACGGTCTCGGTGATTGAAACCACAAATAATACGGTTGTGGCCACCATTCCGGTATCCAATTATCCGAGATTCGTCAATGTCACCAAGGACGGCAAATATGTCTTGACTTCTCCCAAGAATTCGACGGCAGTCGATGTCATCGAAGTCGCCAGCCATTCGCTGATAAAGTCCATCGAGGTCGGCGACCAGCCTTCCGGTCTGGTCAATTCGCCTGACGGCAGCCGTGTTTATGTCTGTGTTCGGGGAAATAACACGCTGGCTACGATCGACGTTGCCAAGCTGGAGACAATCGCTACGACGCCCACGGGTAATTTCCCGGTTAACCTGAACGTCTCGCCTGACGGCAATACAGTATACGTGGTCAATCGCGACGACGGCACCGTGACGATGGTGGATACAACCAGCATCGATGCGAACACATCCGCCCATCCGGTACTGGCAACTGTTCCGGTCGGTCCGACGCCTTGGGAAATTGTGGTGTCTCCCGATAGCAAAAAAGCCTATATCGCTCCATCAAACAGTAACTCATTGGTCATTGTCGACGCCGCCACTAAATCGGTATCCAAGACTCTACCGATAGGCACTGGACCTTATTGGACCGTATTGAATACTCCGGGTACTCGTGCTTTCGTTGCCATTCCTATCGATGGAACTGTGTCGATCACTGATACCGTTTCGGAGAGTGTGTTAGCCACGCTGCCTACGGCTAAAAACGCCTGGACCGTGCTGGCCGTCGATGTGCCGGTGCCCGAAGCCGACAGCGATGGGGACGGCATTTTCGATTCGGCGGATAACTGCCCGTCGATAGCCAATCCCGATCAGGCCGACAGTGACGGCAATGGTGTCGGTGATGTCTGTGAAGCCCCCGTGGCTCCTGCCATAACCAGCGTTTCTCCATCTTCCGGCAAAAAAGGCGCCACCGTGACCGTGACTCTGACCGGCAGCGGATTCGAGCAAAACTTTACCGCAGCCGTGCTGCCTACTCCCGCCGGCGTCACGATTAAATCGACTCAGTATGTGAATGCGAGCACCGTTACCCTGACGCTCAATATCGCAAGTAACGCGCCTGCCGGTTTGAGAGGGTTCTCCATTACCAATACCTCGAGCGGTCTCAAAGCATCGGCCGACCGCTCATTTAGTGTAACCAATTAG
- a CDS encoding ATP-binding protein, whose translation MTEIQLFPKDQVVGIFRGFQQGGMEFHADLVLPYRNEFQNIPMHGQFLLVQLETPDEAVLGRIASFSSEGKLSFGSGEEFNIRAVREERPIPEDLREQYLKYRVNIRVLGVLRKNAKDLTFVPSHRRLPHVGSKVAFPASNVLREIAGHNINGAEIGHLAFGEYIYAAGNKKFDALEWMQLIQPEILVRFPIESLVSRRSFVFARAGFGKSNLNKLLFSKLYETTPHVIKRGNKLVPVGTVIFDPDGEYFWPDDKGRPGLCDVPSLEDKLVVFTERKNPSAFYQSFVAGGIRLDIRRLRPGDVIAIALSPDRQEQQNVRKLRGLSQERWASLVNLIDINGNAAPLEDICELLDLDPSRQEAEALAARSNMTSIVKMLHDRGSQLMDMLIHSLSEGKLCVIDVSQMRGGQSLVLSGLILRRIFDRNQQEFTAADPKTIPTIAVVEEAQSVLNENAPAAEPYIAWVKEGRKYDLGALLITQQPGSIPVEILSQGDNWFIFHLLSAADLTSLKRANAHFSDDLLSSLLNEPIPGQGVFWSSVGGKPYPISLRALSFEKMFSMQDHDYNQPAGNTYAQTLRTIFKIQGQTVTSVHIPNLVSPDNVFPIEVDQGENIDVMATLMQQAIDSLRADSNIMEKIGSPDGVAWGAVKAFFVKHLPAHLDDRDQFAYELVKKAMDQIYGPQNQQWETFRNSSGKTYLRRKR comes from the coding sequence ATGACAGAAATCCAACTTTTTCCCAAGGACCAAGTCGTTGGCATTTTTCGAGGATTCCAGCAGGGCGGAATGGAATTTCATGCCGACCTTGTATTGCCCTATCGGAACGAGTTTCAAAATATCCCGATGCATGGTCAATTTTTGCTTGTTCAACTGGAAACACCAGATGAAGCAGTCCTGGGACGGATCGCGTCGTTTTCTTCAGAAGGCAAGCTGTCATTTGGTTCTGGTGAGGAATTTAACATACGAGCAGTCCGTGAGGAACGACCAATTCCAGAAGACCTAAGAGAGCAGTATCTTAAATATCGGGTTAACATTCGAGTACTTGGAGTGCTACGAAAGAATGCCAAGGACTTGACCTTTGTCCCTTCGCACCGCCGTTTGCCGCATGTTGGCAGCAAAGTTGCGTTTCCAGCAAGCAATGTACTTCGTGAAATTGCTGGACATAATATTAATGGAGCAGAAATTGGACATTTGGCATTCGGTGAATATATTTATGCTGCGGGTAACAAAAAATTTGATGCGCTGGAGTGGATGCAACTCATTCAACCAGAAATTTTGGTAAGGTTTCCAATCGAATCCCTAGTATCACGTCGAAGCTTTGTATTTGCCCGAGCCGGATTTGGCAAATCAAATCTCAATAAATTGCTATTCAGCAAACTTTACGAAACCACGCCTCATGTTATTAAGCGTGGTAACAAATTGGTACCGGTGGGTACAGTTATTTTCGATCCTGATGGTGAATATTTTTGGCCGGATGATAAAGGGCGTCCAGGGCTGTGCGATGTCCCGAGCCTCGAAGACAAACTAGTCGTATTTACGGAGCGAAAAAACCCAAGCGCTTTTTATCAATCTTTCGTCGCCGGTGGTATCAGACTGGATATTAGACGTTTAAGGCCCGGTGATGTAATTGCCATTGCCTTGAGTCCGGATCGCCAAGAACAACAGAATGTTAGAAAGCTGCGCGGATTGTCGCAGGAACGTTGGGCATCTCTGGTCAACCTGATAGACATTAACGGAAACGCAGCACCGCTTGAGGATATATGCGAGCTTCTTGATCTCGATCCCTCACGCCAAGAAGCAGAAGCTTTAGCTGCAAGAAGTAATATGACATCAATTGTAAAAATGTTGCATGACCGGGGTAGCCAACTTATGGACATGCTCATACATTCGCTTTCTGAAGGGAAGCTCTGTGTTATCGATGTCTCCCAGATGAGAGGCGGTCAGTCTCTTGTCCTTTCGGGCCTGATCCTACGCCGTATTTTTGATCGAAATCAGCAGGAATTCACTGCCGCTGATCCTAAAACGATACCAACCATTGCAGTAGTTGAAGAAGCTCAATCAGTACTCAATGAGAACGCACCGGCAGCAGAGCCTTATATCGCTTGGGTGAAAGAGGGGCGTAAGTATGATCTTGGCGCACTGCTTATTACCCAGCAACCCGGCAGCATTCCCGTTGAGATTCTCAGTCAAGGTGATAATTGGTTTATCTTTCACCTTTTGTCGGCAGCCGATCTAACTTCATTAAAGCGAGCCAATGCGCATTTTAGTGATGACTTGTTAAGTTCGCTCCTCAACGAGCCCATTCCAGGGCAAGGCGTGTTTTGGAGCTCGGTGGGCGGGAAACCTTACCCGATAAGTCTACGCGCTCTGTCATTTGAGAAAATGTTTTCAATGCAAGACCATGATTACAATCAACCTGCAGGTAATACTTATGCGCAAACATTGCGCACCATTTTTAAAATTCAGGGGCAAACTGTTACATCGGTACATATACCTAACCTTGTCAGCCCTGATAATGTATTCCCCATTGAGGTAGATCAAGGTGAAAATATTGATGTAATGGCAACTCTCATGCAACAAGCGATCGACTCCCTGCGAGCGGATAGCAATATAATGGAGAAAATTGGATCACCGGATGGCGTTGCCTGGGGGGCCGTAAAGGCTTTTTTTGTTAAACACTTACCAGCACATCTTGATGATCGAGATCAATTTGCTTACGAGCTTGTTAAAAAAGCAATGGATCAAATTTACGGGCCTCAAAATCAACAGTGGGAGACATTCAGGAATTCAAGTGGCAAAACATATTTGCGTCGAAAGAGGTAG